One window of the Populus nigra chromosome 4, ddPopNigr1.1, whole genome shotgun sequence genome contains the following:
- the LOC133692637 gene encoding transmembrane emp24 domain-containing protein p24delta3-like isoform X2: MMARNCDSRAGVTALSLILLCLTISNNIVPVAEAIWLSIPNSGTKCVSEEIQNDVVVLADYYVLNEEHPEHPATVTVRVTSPYGNNLHHNENVTHGQFAFTTSEGGNYLACFTLDGHQEPATGVTLSLDWKTGIAAKDWDSVAKKEKIEGVELEVRKLKDHAEAIHNNLLYLKPGHFQVSNHERAQIDI; this comes from the exons ATGATGGCGAGGAACTGTGATTCACGGGCTGGAGTAACGGCGCTGTCACTGATCTTGTTATGTCTAACGATCAGTAACAATATAGTACCAGTAGCAGAAGCTATATGGCTATCAATTCCTAACTCGGGAACCAAGTGTGTTTCGGAGGAGATCCAGAACGACGTTGTCGTTTTGGCTGATTACTATGTTCTTAACGAAGAACATCCCGAACACCCCGCCACTGTTACTGTTCGG GTAACATCCCCATATGGAAACAATCTTCACCACAATGAAAATGTGACTCACGGTCAGTTTGCATTTACAACCTCGGAGGGTGGTAACTACTTGGCATGTTTCACGTTAGATGGTCATCAGGAACCAGCTACAGGTGTAACTCTGAGCCTCGACTGGAAAACTGGAATTGCTGCGAAGGATTGGGATTCTGTGgcgaagaaagaaaagattgag GGTGTTGAACTTGAAGTAAGGAAACTTAAAGATCACGCGGAAGCCATCCACAATAATCTACTCTATCTCAAGC CTGGTCATTTCCAGGTTTCTAATCATGAAAGAGCCCAAATTGATATatga
- the LOC133691638 gene encoding uncharacterized protein LOC133691638 has translation MAIATIAAVATKPSSIPLLIRKKPKWVFTPLAFCSSSSSASRRKLILYSKPGCCLCDGLKEKLQAAFLLSGPHSLHDVDLQVRDITSNPEWERAYQYEIPVLAKVLSDGTEETLPRISPRLGVELVHKKIAAALIQ, from the exons ATGGCTATTGCAACAATAGCAGCAGTGGCAACAAAACCATCCTCAATACCCCTGTTGATAAGAAAGAAGCCGAAATGGGTCTTCACTCCTTTGGCtttctgttcttcttcttcatcagcAAGTAGAAGAAAACTGATTCTTTATTCAAAGCCTGGATGTTGTTTGTGTGATGGCCTCAAAGAGAAGCTCCAGGCGGCATTCTTGCTCTCTGGTCCTCATTCCCTTCATGATGTTGATTTACAG GTAAGGGATATTACCAGCAATCCTGAATGGGAGAGGGCTTACCAGTATGAGATACCCGTTTTGGCCAAAGTACTCTCTGATGGCACCGAG GAAACTTTACCCAGAATATCTCCTCGACTTGGAGTGGAGCTCGTCCACAAAAAGATAGCAGCTGCTTTGATCCAATAA
- the LOC133692637 gene encoding transmembrane emp24 domain-containing protein p24delta4-like isoform X1, whose protein sequence is MMARNCDSRAGVTALSLILLCLTISNNIVPVAEAIWLSIPNSGTKCVSEEIQNDVVVLADYYVLNEEHPEHPATVTVRVTSPYGNNLHHNENVTHGQFAFTTSEGGNYLACFTLDGHQEPATGVTLSLDWKTGIAAKDWDSVAKKEKIEGVELEVRKLKDHAEAIHNNLLYLKQREADMREVSEKTNSRVAWFSIMSLGVCIVVSVLQLWHLKRYFQKKKLI, encoded by the exons ATGATGGCGAGGAACTGTGATTCACGGGCTGGAGTAACGGCGCTGTCACTGATCTTGTTATGTCTAACGATCAGTAACAATATAGTACCAGTAGCAGAAGCTATATGGCTATCAATTCCTAACTCGGGAACCAAGTGTGTTTCGGAGGAGATCCAGAACGACGTTGTCGTTTTGGCTGATTACTATGTTCTTAACGAAGAACATCCCGAACACCCCGCCACTGTTACTGTTCGG GTAACATCCCCATATGGAAACAATCTTCACCACAATGAAAATGTGACTCACGGTCAGTTTGCATTTACAACCTCGGAGGGTGGTAACTACTTGGCATGTTTCACGTTAGATGGTCATCAGGAACCAGCTACAGGTGTAACTCTGAGCCTCGACTGGAAAACTGGAATTGCTGCGAAGGATTGGGATTCTGTGgcgaagaaagaaaagattgag GGTGTTGAACTTGAAGTAAGGAAACTTAAAGATCACGCGGAAGCCATCCACAATAATCTACTCTATCTCAAGCAAAG GGAAGCTGACATGAGAGAGGTCAGTGAAAAAACCAATAGTAGAGTGGCATGGTTCAGTATCATGTCCCTTGGTGTCTGCATCGTGGTTTCAGTTTTGCAGCTGTGGCACTTGAAGAGGTACTTCCAAAAGAAGAAGCTTATATAA
- the LOC133692637 gene encoding transmembrane emp24 domain-containing protein p24delta3-like isoform X3, with protein sequence MMARNCDSRAGVTALSLILLCLTISNNIVPVAEAIWLSIPNSGTKCVSEEIQNDVVVLADYYVLNEEHPEHPATVTVRVTSPYGNNLHHNENVTHGQFAFTTSEGGNYLACFTLDGHQEPATGVTLSLDWKTGIAAKDWDSVAKKEKIEGVELEVRKLKDHAEAIHNNLLYLKPGHFQGS encoded by the exons ATGATGGCGAGGAACTGTGATTCACGGGCTGGAGTAACGGCGCTGTCACTGATCTTGTTATGTCTAACGATCAGTAACAATATAGTACCAGTAGCAGAAGCTATATGGCTATCAATTCCTAACTCGGGAACCAAGTGTGTTTCGGAGGAGATCCAGAACGACGTTGTCGTTTTGGCTGATTACTATGTTCTTAACGAAGAACATCCCGAACACCCCGCCACTGTTACTGTTCGG GTAACATCCCCATATGGAAACAATCTTCACCACAATGAAAATGTGACTCACGGTCAGTTTGCATTTACAACCTCGGAGGGTGGTAACTACTTGGCATGTTTCACGTTAGATGGTCATCAGGAACCAGCTACAGGTGTAACTCTGAGCCTCGACTGGAAAACTGGAATTGCTGCGAAGGATTGGGATTCTGTGgcgaagaaagaaaagattgag GGTGTTGAACTTGAAGTAAGGAAACTTAAAGATCACGCGGAAGCCATCCACAATAATCTACTCTATCTCAAGC CTGGTCATTTCCAG GGAAGCTGA
- the LOC133691640 gene encoding WAT1-related protein At1g44800-like yields the protein MGNQTPCEKLYLGLKKVKPYLAMVSLQFGYAGMYIITMVSLKHGMSHYILAVYRHVVATIVIAPFALVLERKIRPKLTLPIFLRIMALGFLEPVLDQNLYYLGMKYTSATFASATVNALPAITFIMALIFRLETVNFKKLHSAAKVVGTVITVTGAMVMTLYKGPIIDFIRSQGAAHRGTTSNASGNQHWLTGTLMLLASCCGWASFFILQSFTLKKYPAELSLTALICMTGMVEGAAVSLVMERDMSAWKIGFDSRLLAAAYSGVVCSGIAYYVQGVVIRKKGPVFVTSFSPLCMIITAALGSVVLSEQIRLGSIIGAVLIVFGLYTVVWGKSKDSISSSTMELTNEKGGPQDQLPIQDSSRLSSTSFANSTQGPDNGMSKQIPPKIYNH from the exons ATGGGAAACCAAACCCCATGTGAGAAGTTGTACCTAGGGCTCAAGAAAGTTAAGCCTTACTTGGCTATGGTCTCCCTTCAATTTGGATATGCTGGAATGTACATCATCACCATGGTTTCTTTGAAGCATGGCATGAGTCATTACATACTAGCTGTGTACCGTCATGTAGTTGCTACGATTGTTATCGCACCTTTTGCCTTGGTCCTCGAAAG GAAAATAAGGCCAAAGTTGACGCTCCCAATTTTCCTTAGGATAATGGCGCTTGGTTTTCTTGA GCCAGTGCTTGATCAGAATTTGTATTATCTGGGAATGAAGTACACCTCAGCTACATTTGCATCTGCTACAGTAAATGCCCTCCCTGCCATAACCTTTATAATGGCACTTATTTTCAG GTTGGAGACAGTCAACTTTAAGAAGCTACACAGCGCAGCCAAGGTGGTGGGGACGGTTATCACGGTCACAGGAGCAATGGTTATGACCTTATACAAAGGTCCAATCATCGATTTTATAAGATCGCAAGGAGCAGCTCACCGTGGAACCACAAGCAATGCGTCCGgtaatcagcattggcttactGGAACACTAATGCTCCTAGCCAGTTGTTGTGGCTGGGCAAGTTTCTTCATATTGCAA TCCTTTACTTTGAAGAAATACCCAGCAGAGCTTTCTCTCACAGCATTGATTTGCATGACGGGCATGGTGGAAGGTGCAGCTGTGTCACTTGTTATGGAACGTGACATGAGTGCCTGGAAAATAGGCTTTGACTCTAGGCTTCTAGCTGCTGCTTACTCC GGAGTGGTTTGTTCTGGAATTGCATATTATGTGCAAGGTGTGGTAATAAGGAAAAAAGGCCCCGTCTTTGTAACTTCTTTTAGCCCTCTTTGCATGATCATCACGGCAGCTCTTGGATCCGTTGTTCTATCGGAGCAAATCCGCCTTGGAAG TATAATTGGAGCAGTTTTAATAGTTTTTGGCCTGTACACTGTGGTGTGGGGTAAGAGCAAGGATAGTATAAGCTCATCAACAATGGAGTTGACAAATGAGAAAGGTGGACCCCAAGATCAGCTGCCAATCCAAGATAGTAGCAGGCTATCGTCGACCAGTTTTGCAAATAGCACGCAAGGACCTGACAATGGAATGTCCAAGCAAATTCCACCAAAGATTTACAATCACTAG